The Cloeon dipterum chromosome X, ieCloDipt1.1, whole genome shotgun sequence genome includes a window with the following:
- the LOC135945854 gene encoding 1-acyl-sn-glycerol-3-phosphate acyltransferase epsilon-like isoform X1, whose product MDPPRTSTSMKIFRYVRYVISTVIMLGAAPEFLLMWGIWKGLSIVLPAWIYQIGDDICYGTYQKLVLFFFNHCNGVKVYFYGDAQEAFKNKETVLYLGNHQSTVDWILTNMVAVEQGSIGHLRFVMKHELQTIPLYGFYFHQHGCIYVKRGHFQPAKMLQSLRYLRNPKIPSWVVIFPEGTRYNPDDGKRITKSREVARDNSLEVLDYHLTPRSRGAWLVLNTMRERLEAIYDITVGYSGNECGKGSFDTDRNKVPQLKDFLLGRCNSVHIHVNRIPISSVPADEEKFQQWVHQMFIKKDKLMKQFYNSSEQEGSEALSWPNKQMQQVGIWHTLPSFLFFSAVSVAMLFTKIGRSIYLNTLVYGTLGGYIWLFISSVC is encoded by the exons ATGGACCCTCCGAGGACCTCCACCAG CATGAAGATTTTTCGGTACGTCCGGTATGTGATCTCGACGGTGATAATGCTGGGCGCTGCCCCAGAGTTCCTGCTCATGTGGGGCATCTGGAAAGGTCTTTCCATCGTTCTGCCTGCCTGGATTTACCAGATCGGAGACGACATCTGCTATGGCACCTACCAGAAACTGGtccttttcttctttaatCACTGCAACGGTGTCAAg GTTTACTTCTACGGAGACGCCCAGGAGGCATTCAAGAATAAAGAGACCGTGCTCTACTTGGGAAACCACCAGTCGACAG TGGACTGGATTTTGACAAACATGGTTGCGGTGGAGCAAGGTTCGATCGGCCACTTGCGCTTTGTGATGAAGCACGAGCTGCAGACGATTCCTCTCTACGGCTTCTACTTCCACCAGCATGGCTGCATTTATGTCAAAAGAGGCCACTTCCAGCCTGCTAAAATGTTGCAGAGTCTCAGATATCTCAGAAATCCCAAAATTCCG TCATGGGTGGTCATCTTCCCGGAAGGCACTCGTTACAACCCAGACGACGGCAAGAGGATAACCAAGTCGAGGGAAGTGGCTCGGGACAACAGCCTGGAGGTGCTTGACTACCACCTGACGCCGCGCAGCCGCGGCGCGTGGCTTGTCCTGAACACGATGCGCGAGCGACTTGAGGCCATCTACGACATCACAGTCGGCTACTCGGGTAACGAGTGCGGCAAGGGCTCCTTTGACACCGACAGAAATAAAGTGCCACAGCTGAAAG ATTTCCTGCTCGGACGGTGCAATTCTGTGCACATCCATGTCAACCGCATTCCTATTAGCAGCGTGCCTGCCGACGAGGAGAAATTCCAGCAGTGGGTCCATCAAATGTTCATCAAAAAGGACAA GCTGATGAAGCAGTTCTACAACAGCAGCGAACAAGAAGGCAGCGAAGCGCTGAGCTGGCCAAACAAGCAAATGCAGCAAGTGGGAATCTGGCACACGCTGCCCAGCTTCCTCTTCTTCTCGGCAGTGTCAGTGGCGATGCTGTTCACCAAAATCGGCCGCTCCATTTACCTCAATACCCTGGTCTACGGCACTCTCGGCGGCTACATTTGGCTTTTTATCTCGTCCGTTTGTTAG
- the LOC135945854 gene encoding 1-acyl-sn-glycerol-3-phosphate acyltransferase epsilon-like isoform X2, whose protein sequence is MKIFRYVRYVISTVIMLGAAPEFLLMWGIWKGLSIVLPAWIYQIGDDICYGTYQKLVLFFFNHCNGVKVYFYGDAQEAFKNKETVLYLGNHQSTVDWILTNMVAVEQGSIGHLRFVMKHELQTIPLYGFYFHQHGCIYVKRGHFQPAKMLQSLRYLRNPKIPSWVVIFPEGTRYNPDDGKRITKSREVARDNSLEVLDYHLTPRSRGAWLVLNTMRERLEAIYDITVGYSGNECGKGSFDTDRNKVPQLKDFLLGRCNSVHIHVNRIPISSVPADEEKFQQWVHQMFIKKDKLMKQFYNSSEQEGSEALSWPNKQMQQVGIWHTLPSFLFFSAVSVAMLFTKIGRSIYLNTLVYGTLGGYIWLFISSVC, encoded by the exons ATGAAGATTTTTCGGTACGTCCGGTATGTGATCTCGACGGTGATAATGCTGGGCGCTGCCCCAGAGTTCCTGCTCATGTGGGGCATCTGGAAAGGTCTTTCCATCGTTCTGCCTGCCTGGATTTACCAGATCGGAGACGACATCTGCTATGGCACCTACCAGAAACTGGtccttttcttctttaatCACTGCAACGGTGTCAAg GTTTACTTCTACGGAGACGCCCAGGAGGCATTCAAGAATAAAGAGACCGTGCTCTACTTGGGAAACCACCAGTCGACAG TGGACTGGATTTTGACAAACATGGTTGCGGTGGAGCAAGGTTCGATCGGCCACTTGCGCTTTGTGATGAAGCACGAGCTGCAGACGATTCCTCTCTACGGCTTCTACTTCCACCAGCATGGCTGCATTTATGTCAAAAGAGGCCACTTCCAGCCTGCTAAAATGTTGCAGAGTCTCAGATATCTCAGAAATCCCAAAATTCCG TCATGGGTGGTCATCTTCCCGGAAGGCACTCGTTACAACCCAGACGACGGCAAGAGGATAACCAAGTCGAGGGAAGTGGCTCGGGACAACAGCCTGGAGGTGCTTGACTACCACCTGACGCCGCGCAGCCGCGGCGCGTGGCTTGTCCTGAACACGATGCGCGAGCGACTTGAGGCCATCTACGACATCACAGTCGGCTACTCGGGTAACGAGTGCGGCAAGGGCTCCTTTGACACCGACAGAAATAAAGTGCCACAGCTGAAAG ATTTCCTGCTCGGACGGTGCAATTCTGTGCACATCCATGTCAACCGCATTCCTATTAGCAGCGTGCCTGCCGACGAGGAGAAATTCCAGCAGTGGGTCCATCAAATGTTCATCAAAAAGGACAA GCTGATGAAGCAGTTCTACAACAGCAGCGAACAAGAAGGCAGCGAAGCGCTGAGCTGGCCAAACAAGCAAATGCAGCAAGTGGGAATCTGGCACACGCTGCCCAGCTTCCTCTTCTTCTCGGCAGTGTCAGTGGCGATGCTGTTCACCAAAATCGGCCGCTCCATTTACCTCAATACCCTGGTCTACGGCACTCTCGGCGGCTACATTTGGCTTTTTATCTCGTCCGTTTGTTAG
- the LOC135945853 gene encoding insulin-degrading enzyme-like isoform X2 yields the protein MEMTSTLENLDPLMSNYTKIYVELVNDALAEYLYDANLACLKFDIETSKYGLVVRMGGLDDKQHVLLDKVLQTMLELDFDAEHFEIIKKKVEPSELAIHCESVCLLEKEWLITEQLISTENLSIGDLKIFMRKFFSVMHIKCLIHGNANKAAAQKLIEVIERNLPENMLPSHLLRPRDMMLNDGCSYVYPVTYDAHKTSCGVIHLQCPPQCIEDNVLLELFVELFKYKNVTLVRNLTGQGVRFMMHSLNHPIYMERKLEHVIFSIKSILEEMSDKEFERCKKDLAGRRLENCKKMIDQTNKYWTEISSQRQCFDRDRLETDYLKTISKTNVMNFYNDYIYAEGAKRRKLAIHLTSTAEGGAGSDSAKLEEIEPLSIFTDEPKQVENVQSFKSGLATYYPQPIPYQDRPGVDSNRQIYLAQKKPFLDIETILS from the exons ATGGAAATGACTAG tacaTTAGAGAATTTGGACCCACTCATGTCGAACTATACAAAAATCTACGTGGAACTTGTTAATGACGCCCTGGCCGAGTACTTGTACGACGCCAACCTTGCGTGTCTCAAGTTTGATATCGAGACTTCCAAATATGGCTTGGTG GTTAGAATGGGAGGTTTGGATGACAAGCAACATGTTTTGCTTGATAAAGTGCTTCAAACGATGCTTGAATTGGATTTTGACGCTGAACACTTCGAGATAATCAAGAAAAAG gtGGAACCATCCGAGCTCGCCATTCACTGTGAATCAGTGTGTTTACTGGAGAAAGAATGGCTTATAACTGAACAGCTGATATCTACGGAAA ATTTGTCCATCGGAGACTTGAAGATTTTCATGCGGAAGTTCTTCTCCGTGATGCACATTAAGTGCCTGATCCACGGCAACGCAAACAAAGCAGCAGCCCAGAAACTGATCGAAGTGATTGAAAGAAACCTGCCAGAAAATATGCTGCCGTCGCATTTGCTGCGTCCCCGTGATATGATGCTGAATGATG GGTGCAGCTATGTTTACCCAGTGACGTATGACGCGCACAAAACTTCTTGCGGCGTCATTCACCTGCAGTGCCCGCCGCAATGCATAGAGGACAACGTGCTGCTTGAGTTGTTCGTCGAACTCTTCAAATACAAA AACGTGACGCTGGTTCGCAACTTGACGGGCCAAGGCGTGAGATTCATGATGCATTCGTTAAATCATCCAATCTACATGGAGCGCAAGCTCGAGCATGTCATTTTCAGCATAAAATCAATTCTTGAGGAAATGAGTGACAAAGAGTTTGAGCGGTGCAAAAAAGACCTGGCTGGGCGGCGGTTAGAAAATTGCAAGAAGATGATAGATCAGACTAACAAGTACTGGACCGAAATCTCCTCCCAACGGCAATGCTTTGACCGGGACAGATTGGAGACCGACTATCTCAAGACCATCTCCAAGACAAATGTAATGAATTTCTACAATGATTACATTTACGCCGAGGGGGCTAAAAGGCGGAAGCTGGCGATCCACTTGACGTCGACCGCGGAGGGAGGCGCCGGATCTGATAGCGCTAAGCTTGAAGAAATTGAGCCGTTGTCGATCTTCACAGATgag CCAAAGCAGGTCGAGAATGTCCAGAGCTTCAAGAGTGGCCTCGCGACTTATTACCCACAGCCAATCCCTTATCAAGATCGGCCAGGAGTAGACTCCAATAGGCAAATTTATCTAGCGcaaaaaaaaccatttttagatATAGAAACGATTTTATCGTAG
- the LOC135945853 gene encoding insulin-degrading enzyme-like isoform X1: MEMTSTLENLDPLMSNYTKIYVELVNDALAEYLYDANLACLKFDIETSKYGLVVRMGGLDDKQHVLLDKVLQTMLELDFDAEHFEIIKKKHVLSLMQFFKVEPSELAIHCESVCLLEKEWLITEQLISTENLSIGDLKIFMRKFFSVMHIKCLIHGNANKAAAQKLIEVIERNLPENMLPSHLLRPRDMMLNDGCSYVYPVTYDAHKTSCGVIHLQCPPQCIEDNVLLELFVELFKYKNVTLVRNLTGQGVRFMMHSLNHPIYMERKLEHVIFSIKSILEEMSDKEFERCKKDLAGRRLENCKKMIDQTNKYWTEISSQRQCFDRDRLETDYLKTISKTNVMNFYNDYIYAEGAKRRKLAIHLTSTAEGGAGSDSAKLEEIEPLSIFTDEPKQVENVQSFKSGLATYYPQPIPYQDRPGVDSNRQIYLAQKKPFLDIETILS; the protein is encoded by the exons ATGGAAATGACTAG tacaTTAGAGAATTTGGACCCACTCATGTCGAACTATACAAAAATCTACGTGGAACTTGTTAATGACGCCCTGGCCGAGTACTTGTACGACGCCAACCTTGCGTGTCTCAAGTTTGATATCGAGACTTCCAAATATGGCTTGGTG GTTAGAATGGGAGGTTTGGATGACAAGCAACATGTTTTGCTTGATAAAGTGCTTCAAACGATGCTTGAATTGGATTTTGACGCTGAACACTTCGAGATAATCAAGAAAAAG caTGTGTTGagtttaatgcaatttttcaaggtGGAACCATCCGAGCTCGCCATTCACTGTGAATCAGTGTGTTTACTGGAGAAAGAATGGCTTATAACTGAACAGCTGATATCTACGGAAA ATTTGTCCATCGGAGACTTGAAGATTTTCATGCGGAAGTTCTTCTCCGTGATGCACATTAAGTGCCTGATCCACGGCAACGCAAACAAAGCAGCAGCCCAGAAACTGATCGAAGTGATTGAAAGAAACCTGCCAGAAAATATGCTGCCGTCGCATTTGCTGCGTCCCCGTGATATGATGCTGAATGATG GGTGCAGCTATGTTTACCCAGTGACGTATGACGCGCACAAAACTTCTTGCGGCGTCATTCACCTGCAGTGCCCGCCGCAATGCATAGAGGACAACGTGCTGCTTGAGTTGTTCGTCGAACTCTTCAAATACAAA AACGTGACGCTGGTTCGCAACTTGACGGGCCAAGGCGTGAGATTCATGATGCATTCGTTAAATCATCCAATCTACATGGAGCGCAAGCTCGAGCATGTCATTTTCAGCATAAAATCAATTCTTGAGGAAATGAGTGACAAAGAGTTTGAGCGGTGCAAAAAAGACCTGGCTGGGCGGCGGTTAGAAAATTGCAAGAAGATGATAGATCAGACTAACAAGTACTGGACCGAAATCTCCTCCCAACGGCAATGCTTTGACCGGGACAGATTGGAGACCGACTATCTCAAGACCATCTCCAAGACAAATGTAATGAATTTCTACAATGATTACATTTACGCCGAGGGGGCTAAAAGGCGGAAGCTGGCGATCCACTTGACGTCGACCGCGGAGGGAGGCGCCGGATCTGATAGCGCTAAGCTTGAAGAAATTGAGCCGTTGTCGATCTTCACAGATgag CCAAAGCAGGTCGAGAATGTCCAGAGCTTCAAGAGTGGCCTCGCGACTTATTACCCACAGCCAATCCCTTATCAAGATCGGCCAGGAGTAGACTCCAATAGGCAAATTTATCTAGCGcaaaaaaaaccatttttagatATAGAAACGATTTTATCGTAG
- the LOC135945420 gene encoding insulin-degrading enzyme-like, whose translation MVKIFKNITKSKEDKRDYRGLILDNELRVLLISDPKIDKASAALSVNIGELSDPQELSGLAHFLERVLFLGTKKYSDFLTEHDGDGISTTDMENTTYYFYVAHEHLTGALDIFSQFPLAPLLDETKAKQILDILLQINYDYEKLLRNDQWRLNQFERSISKKNHPYNKFNHGNWQTLENDPKKNKIDLWKEMLNFHSNYYSPNIMSLVILGKDSLDELQKKAENSFGKIENKSVSLPEWPGHSVGDEQLCKAILAVPIEDTHKLEINFPIADISRHYKGPYRYLSYLLNNKSSGSLLSALKRSRWATNLEATCKSVLRDIAYCFVEIYLTEMGLMNVHDVIDLFFQYINLLQETVNQNHELTIYRDCLKNSYLNFHYRENEDSARDYCMELAENLLTEKWSRVKYVIRDIPKEMLDNWDFADSNDELEFPQKNEFIPDSLDILRADDEKFYSISDC comes from the exons ATggtcaaaatattcaaaaacatCACGAAAAGTAAAGAGGACAAAAGAGATTACCGAGGCCTAATTTTGGACAATGAGTTACGCGTATTACTCATCAGCGACCCAAAAATTGATAAGGCATCAGCTGCGCTCTCCGTTAACATTG GTGAATTGAGCGATCCACAGGAACTCAGTGGTTTGGCTCACTTTCTGGAGCGAGTGCTTTTCCTAGGAACGAAAAAGTACAGCGACTTCTTAACCGAGCACGATGGCGATGGGATATCTACCACCGACATGGAAAACACGACTTACTACTTTTACGTCGCCCATGAACACTTGACCGGCGCATTAGACAT ATTTTCTCAGTTCCCTTTAGCCCCTCTCCTCGACGAGACCAAGGCAAAACAAATACTGGACATACTGCTCCAAATCAATTATGATTATGAAAAACTATTACGCAATGACCAATGGCGTTTAAACCAGTTTGAAAGGAGCATCAGCAAGAAAAATCACCCCTACAACAAGTTTAATCATGGCAACTGGCAAACCTTGGAGAACGAtcccaagaaaaataaaattgatctcTGGAAGGAGATGCTCAATTTCCACAGCAATTACTACTCGCCCAACATCATGTCCCTCGTGATCCTCGGCAAAG ACTCTTTGGATGAACTGCAAAAGAAAGCTGAGAATtcgtttggaaaaattgagaacAAAAGCGTCTCTCTGCCCGAGTGGCCTGGACATTCTGTTGGCGATGAGCAACTATGTAAGGCAATACTGGCTGTGCCAATTGAAGACACACACAAGCTTGAAATCAACTTTCCCATCGCGGATATAAGTCGGCACTACAAAGGC CCTTACAGGTACTTGAGTTACCTACTTAATAACAAAAGCAGTGGCAGCTTGCTATCCGCCCTGAAAAGGAGTAGATGGGCAACTAATCTAGAGGCTACATGCAAGAGTGTTTTGAGAGACATTGCTTATTGCTTTGTGGAAATTTATCTGACTGAAATGGGTCTCATGAACGTTCACGATGTCATAGATCTCTTCTTCCAG TATATAAATTTGCTTCAAGAAACAGTCAACCAAAACCACGAATTAACAATTTACCGTGATTGCTTGAAAAATAGCTACCTGAATTTCCACTACAGAGAAAATGAAGATTCCGCCAGAGATTACTGTATGGAGCTGGCTGAAAACCTGCTG ACTGAAAAATGGAGCAGAGTTAAATACGTAATCAGGGACATTCCAAAAGAGATGCTTGACAATTGGGACTTTGCGGATTCAAACGATGAACTGGAGTTTCCGCAAAAGAACGAATTCATTCCAGACAGCCTTGATATTCTTCGAGCTGATGATGAAAAA TTCTACAGTATTTCTGACTGTTAA